In Candidatus Methylomirabilota bacterium, the genomic window GTAGTAGAACGCTCCAGGCCGCTTGGCCTTGAGCTGGCGCTCCTGGAGGAGATACATGAGCGCGCCGGCGAAGTTGAGGACGAAGGCGGCGATGCCGACGAGCGCCAGCGCGATGTGCACCCACATCCATGCGCTCGACAGCGCGCGGTCCACCTGCCCGAGGCTGAGGGGCCGGGCGGCGGAGGACACGCTCAGCATCAGCACGACGGGCAGCACGAAGGCGCCCAGGACCTTGACGCCGTACTGGCGCTCCACCCACATCGTCAGCCCCACCGCCACCCACACCGCCACCGAGACGGCCTCCGTGAGGCTGCCGAGCGGGGGACGGCCCATCTCTACACCGAGCATGATGAGGGCGACGGTGTGACATGCCCATCCCGCAAGCGTCGCGACCGAGGCGAGGCGATGGACCAACTCCTCGCGCTGGATGAGATGGGCCAGGGCTAGCCCGGTGGCGCACACATAGGCGATGACGGCGAGCGTGAACACGGACGGCATAACGTCAGATTTCCCAGGAGTTTACCATATTTCCGATGCGTGTCTGCGAGAGCCGAACCCCGCGTCTGCTGGGGGGGAGACCCGCTCAGGCGCCGGGGCGGCTCGCCCGCTCGAGGTCGATGAGGGTCGGAACGGCGCGCCAGTACCCGGCGCGATGCGCTACCAGGTCGAGGTGGGGAGACCCCCAGTCCTCGACCAGCGCCGATCCGGCGTTCCAGCGGACGCGGCGATCGAGCTCCTTCAGGTAGCCGTGGCACTTCCGGCAACCACCGATCAGGTAGCCTTCCTCCCTGTCTTCGGCCTGGAACTTGACGATGTCCTTCGAGTCCAGGCTGCCGCAATAGGAACACTTGAGCCGGGGAAAGATCCAGGCTCCGCCGCAGAGGTGGCAGGCCAGACGCCGCCCGCCGTTTTCCACGATGTCGGTGAACCCGGCCGGCGCGCCGCAGAACGGGCAGACGCCGAGCTCCCACACGCCGTCGCTGAAGTGCGCGCGGCACCCGGCGAAGTAGTCCTCCAGGACCGGGCGGAGAGCGCTTCCCGCGAGAAAGCCGAGGGCGTCCGGCTGTAGCCCGAGGCGCTCGCGGATCGTCGCGGATCCGAGCGTGCCCTTTCCCGGCAGGAGCGCCGCCGGCGTCACTTCACCCCCGTCCCACGCCTGGGCGAATCGCCGGAGCGCCTCGTCGTCCGTGCCGGCGGCGAACAGCAACTCCATCGCGGGAACCAGCAGGTCCTCGAGCGCCTCGGGCTCCACGACCGGAGAGGTTTCGGCCAGGAGCGGAACGCCACGCCGCCAGCGCTCCCGACACTCGGCGGCCGTCCAGCCGAGCGGCGCAACGCGCTCGCCCGACCAGCGGCTCCAGGCCACCAGGATCTCGCGGTAGGCCTTCAGCGGCTCACGGAACGTCGGGCGCCGCTCGAGCAACGCCTCCCATTCCGCCAGAAGCGTGGCGTAGATCACTGGCTCGTCCTCTTTTTAAAGCACGAGGGGCCCCGGCGAGCGGGGCCCCTCGACTGACGCCGGCGCCGGGTCGGAGTTAGGACAGCACCCTCTGACCCGCGACGATGATCACGTACTTGACCAGGAAGCCGCCGACGAGCACCAGCACTGAGACGAGCGCCGTCATGCCGGGGGTCGCCTTCCTGATTGCGCCCCCCACTTGCAGGAGCAGCGGGATCACCAGCCCCAGCCCCACGGCGCCCCCCCAGAAGAAGATGGCGTCGGAGCCGATCAGGAGTTGGGCCAGCGCCTCGCGGATGCCCCGCGACCCGGTGGCCGAGACACTGACCACGAACAGCGCCAGGAACACCAGCTCGAGGATCAGGGCGAAGGCGGTGATCTTCATGAGGCGCGACAGCGAATCCGCGGTCCCGCCCCCGAGGAGGCTCAGGATCAAGGCGATGGCGGCACCACCGGTGGCGGCGCCGACCGCGAGGAACAGCGCGCCCAGCCAGTGGGCGCTGATAAACAGCGGCCGCGCGGTGGCGTCGAGCAGCACGCCCGGGTAGGCGGCGATGAAAAATCCAAAAACGCCGCCGACGATGCCGATGATGACACGGGCGGGGCCGAGGCGCGGGTTGCCGCGGTCCTCCAGGAACGTCAGGAGGGCGGCCAGGAACGCGCAGGCGCTGAACAGCACGAGGGCCCAGGCCCCGGCGCTCATCGGGGAGAACGGCTTGAGATGGAATGGCCCGACGGTGATCGCGTACATGCCGATCGCCGTGGTCGGCTTGGACACCATCAGCATGTGCAGGAACCGGCTCGGGATCCCGAGATCCACGGTCAGCAGGATCGGGCCCGGGATGATCGCCAGCAGCGCGACATAGTAGCCGACGCGCGTCAGGTCGCGGTAGCGGTGGGGGTCGAGGAGGCTGGCCACCGTGGCGATGACGAACGCGCCGCCGGCGACCCCCCCCAGGAAGAAGTAGAGGTCGATGAGGAGCGGCCAGTCGGCGCTCTTGAGGAGTCCGGGTTCCATCAGGCGCCCCCCTTCCCTCCGCGGTCGCGGAAGACCACGACCGCGCCGAGGCCGACCATGACGGCCGCGCCGATGGACAGGAGCGAGTCGACCAGGACGTTGCCCTGGGGCAGCTTGGGGTTCTCGGGCAGGCCGTAGAGCGACGGCTTGGCCAGGAGCAGGAAGAAGGCGTTGAGCCCGCCCACCGGCCCGTTCTGATCCTCGCCGTAGAGCTGGGCGTCCTTAAAGCCCATCCGCTTGAGGTCCTCGACCCGCTTGCGGGCCTTGGCGGCCAGCTCGTCACGGTACCCGAACCTGATCGACTCCGTCGGGCAGGCCTTGGCGCAGGCGGGGCCGAGGCCGTT contains:
- the nrfD gene encoding NrfD/PsrC family molybdoenzyme membrane anchor subunit produces the protein MEPGLLKSADWPLLIDLYFFLGGVAGGAFVIATVASLLDPHRYRDLTRVGYYVALLAIIPGPILLTVDLGIPSRFLHMLMVSKPTTAIGMYAITVGPFHLKPFSPMSAGAWALVLFSACAFLAALLTFLEDRGNPRLGPARVIIGIVGGVFGFFIAAYPGVLLDATARPLFISAHWLGALFLAVGAATGGAAIALILSLLGGGTADSLSRLMKITAFALILELVFLALFVVSVSATGSRGIREALAQLLIGSDAIFFWGGAVGLGLVIPLLLQVGGAIRKATPGMTALVSVLVLVGGFLVKYVIIVAGQRVLS
- the ccsA gene encoding cytochrome c biogenesis protein CcsA produces the protein MFTLAVIAYVCATGLALAHLIQREELVHRLASVATLAGWACHTVALIMLGVEMGRPPLGSLTEAVSVAVWVAVGLTMWVERQYGVKVLGAFVLPVVLMLSVSSAARPLSLGQVDRALSSAWMWVHIALALVGIAAFVLNFAGALMYLLQERQLKAKRPGAFYYRLPALATLDRLTYRTLAVGFPFLTTGIILGALWATAAWGSVFAFDPLAMLSFVAWAIYAATLAGRAAAGWHGRRAAYFSIVGFVALVLTLGAGLFLPGKHGS
- a CDS encoding formate dehydrogenase accessory protein FdhE, which translates into the protein MIYATLLAEWEALLERRPTFREPLKAYREILVAWSRWSGERVAPLGWTAAECRERWRRGVPLLAETSPVVEPEALEDLLVPAMELLFAAGTDDEALRRFAQAWDGGEVTPAALLPGKGTLGSATIRERLGLQPDALGFLAGSALRPVLEDYFAGCRAHFSDGVWELGVCPFCGAPAGFTDIVENGGRRLACHLCGGAWIFPRLKCSYCGSLDSKDIVKFQAEDREEGYLIGGCRKCHGYLKELDRRVRWNAGSALVEDWGSPHLDLVAHRAGYWRAVPTLIDLERASRPGA